From the genome of Scytonema hofmannii PCC 7110, one region includes:
- a CDS encoding ABC exporter membrane fusion protein — MAKDKESRLLEEKPSYGWRIILAFSIVFAMVIIFIPVFSRLRYNSQTVLPKPRQIIPPRVAITALGRLEPQGGVTQLSAPSSLTGTQIEKLLVKEGDTVRTGQIIAFLQGYVQATAALRQAQDKVEVARAQLAQVKAGAKSADIEAQKAVLIGLETQLQGEIATQRATIARLQAQLDNAQIENERYQNLYTQGAISASIADSKSLEFQTVKQQLIEAKANLNKSVYTLTAQIKEAKAKLIGLDQVRHVDVQVAQSELKSAITAVMQASAERDLSYVKSPINGKILKVHAKTGEIVSNSGIVEIGNTSQMYVIAEVYQTDIKKVRLGQKATVTSTAFSRKILGTVSKIGLQVSKQSTLSLNPGVDTNRRVIKVKIRIDNPVDSSQVAGLTNLQVDVAIQI, encoded by the coding sequence ATGGCAAAAGATAAAGAAAGCCGATTACTTGAAGAAAAACCATCATATGGGTGGCGAATAATATTGGCGTTTTCGATTGTATTTGCCATGGTGATAATATTTATACCTGTTTTTTCACGATTACGGTATAATAGCCAAACTGTGTTGCCAAAACCCCGTCAGATAATTCCTCCTAGAGTGGCAATTACTGCCTTGGGACGTTTAGAGCCTCAAGGCGGAGTCACTCAGTTATCTGCTCCCAGTTCACTCACAGGTACCCAAATAGAAAAACTGTTGGTCAAAGAAGGAGACACAGTTCGAACAGGGCAAATAATAGCGTTCCTCCAAGGTTATGTTCAAGCAACAGCGGCACTAAGACAGGCACAAGACAAAGTGGAAGTTGCTCGCGCTCAATTAGCGCAGGTCAAAGCCGGAGCAAAGTCCGCAGACATTGAGGCTCAAAAGGCAGTACTGATAGGTTTAGAAACTCAACTACAAGGAGAAATTGCGACTCAACGAGCGACAATCGCTCGTTTACAAGCTCAATTAGACAATGCTCAAATAGAGAACGAGCGGTATCAAAATTTATACACACAAGGTGCCATTTCAGCTTCTATTGCAGACAGTAAAAGTTTGGAATTTCAGACAGTGAAGCAGCAACTCATAGAAGCTAAAGCAAATTTAAACAAGAGCGTATACACTCTTACTGCTCAAATAAAAGAGGCAAAAGCCAAACTAATAGGTCTTGACCAAGTGCGTCATGTAGATGTCCAGGTGGCACAATCGGAACTCAAGAGTGCCATAACTGCAGTCATGCAAGCAAGCGCAGAACGAGATTTAAGTTATGTTAAATCTCCTATCAATGGAAAAATTTTAAAAGTTCATGCCAAAACAGGAGAGATAGTTAGCAACTCAGGTATTGTTGAGATAGGTAACACATCTCAAATGTATGTAATTGCAGAAGTTTATCAAACAGATATTAAGAAAGTGCGTCTAGGTCAAAAAGCTACTGTTACAAGTACTGCGTTTAGTAGAAAAATATTGGGAACAGTCAGCAAGATTGGTTTACAAGTTAGCAAACAGAGTACTTTAAGTCTTAATCCAGGGGTAGACACAAATCGCAGAGTGATTAAGGTAAAAATCCGAATAGATAATCCAGTTGACAGTAGCCAGGTCGCAGGTTTAACCAACTTACAGGTGGATGTAGCTATTCAAATATAA
- the devC gene encoding ABC transporter permease DevC, producing MIGKISLAWLQLTHQKVRFIVAIAGITFVVILMFTQLGFQDALYLSATRLHHSLQGDLFLVSSQYKSLTSNQSFSRTRLYQALGFNGVESVSPIYLGFAKFKNPENGEKYSIYIIGIEPEKKSMNLSEIEQNLGKIKIPDFVLFDRNSRPEFGPIADRFESTNTEQIVEIFPFNAIKGYRVRVVGLFSIGPSFGVDGNLVVSESTFLRIFLNSRSSEMIDIGVVTLNPGVEKQKILENLQVYLPKDVRIFTREQFINFEKKYWATRTPIGFILNLMLIMGFVVGVVIVYQILYSNISNQITAYATLKAIGYSNNYLLNVVFQQAIILALFGYLPGFAFSLFIYDFAVVATKLPIMMSFNNVLIILSATNLMCIFSGVLAMNKLRSADPADIF from the coding sequence ATGATTGGCAAAATTTCCTTAGCATGGCTACAGTTAACTCATCAAAAAGTTCGTTTTATAGTCGCTATAGCTGGTATTACTTTTGTTGTGATTTTGATGTTTACACAACTTGGTTTCCAAGATGCTCTCTATTTAAGTGCGACTCGGTTACATCATAGTCTTCAAGGAGATTTATTTTTAGTCAGTTCTCAGTATAAATCTTTAACTTCAAATCAAAGCTTTTCTCGAACTCGTTTATATCAAGCTTTAGGTTTTAATGGTGTAGAGTCAGTCAGTCCCATATATTTAGGATTTGCGAAATTTAAAAATCCAGAAAATGGTGAAAAGTATTCTATATATATTATTGGTATTGAGCCAGAAAAAAAATCTATGAATTTATCAGAAATAGAACAAAATTTAGGGAAAATAAAAATTCCTGATTTCGTACTATTTGATCGTAATTCTCGTCCTGAATTTGGACCAATTGCCGATCGCTTTGAATCAACAAATACTGAGCAAATAGTTGAGATTTTTCCCTTTAATGCAATTAAAGGTTATAGAGTTAGAGTGGTTGGATTATTCAGTATAGGTCCTTCTTTTGGAGTAGATGGTAATTTAGTAGTTAGTGAATCAACTTTTTTAAGAATATTTCTAAATAGTCGATCTTCTGAAATGATAGATATTGGTGTGGTAACACTGAATCCAGGGGTAGAAAAGCAAAAAATTTTAGAAAATTTGCAAGTCTATTTACCCAAAGATGTCCGAATCTTTACCCGCGAACAATTTATTAATTTTGAGAAAAAATATTGGGCTACTAGAACACCTATTGGTTTTATACTGAATCTTATGTTAATAATGGGTTTTGTTGTTGGTGTGGTTATTGTATATCAAATTCTTTATAGTAATATCTCTAATCAGATAACAGCATATGCTACCTTAAAAGCTATAGGTTATTCAAATAATTATTTATTAAATGTCGTATTTCAACAAGCTATTATTTTAGCACTTTTTGGTTATCTACCTGGATTTGCTTTTTCTTTATTTATATACGATTTTGCTGTCGTTGCTACTAAATTACCAATAATGATGAGCTTTAATAATGTATTAATTATATTAAGCGCAACAAATTTAATGTGTATATTTTCTGGAGTATTAGCTATGAACAAACTCCGTTCCGCAGATCCAGCAGATATTTTTTAA
- a CDS encoding IS4 family transposase, whose translation MMLVNFEFNNQILNRAQLLLALNQIIPTESIMAAITTTSSTARRQRILPTHVVISLVIAMSFWSSDSIVDVLKNLIQGFNSLQIPFKRRFKIPTSSSISEARQRIGAAVMTRLFEIVAKPLATIKTPGAFLGGLRIMALDGTVFDVPDTETNAKVFGYPGSRPGTNPAFPKARLTFLVEAGTHLIIDIFCCPYRIGERKGALKLLRSVEESMLLMWDRGLHSFKMIHAAIKQKCHILGRVPSHVKFEFVKAFPDGSYLSWLAPDGKSRKKGATKIPVRVIEYIIEVEGVEKVYRLVTDLMDISTFPALLLAQEYHQRWEAENTLDELKVHLNGRKIPIRSKNPREVIQEIYGWLLGHYCIRYLMFQSAAIKGISPLSLSFTSSLRVVRRAIPQFQQQVNHSLENMNIYFSWLIWEILDLQIPPTSGRTNPRVIKKTRSKFKTKKRCHRNNYTPRQQLSFTIFTTAS comes from the coding sequence ATGATGCTAGTTAACTTTGAATTCAACAATCAAATCCTAAATCGGGCACAATTACTGCTGGCTCTTAACCAGATCATCCCTACCGAGTCGATTATGGCAGCGATTACAACAACGAGTAGTACCGCACGGCGTCAAAGAATACTTCCTACACACGTAGTAATCTCTCTAGTAATCGCCATGAGTTTTTGGTCCTCCGATTCAATCGTGGATGTATTGAAAAATCTCATTCAGGGTTTTAATTCTTTGCAAATCCCCTTTAAGAGACGTTTTAAGATACCAACATCTTCATCAATAAGTGAAGCTAGACAACGAATTGGTGCTGCTGTTATGACTCGTTTATTTGAAATTGTTGCAAAACCTTTAGCAACAATTAAAACACCAGGTGCTTTTTTGGGTGGACTGAGAATAATGGCTTTGGATGGCACAGTTTTTGATGTTCCTGATACAGAAACTAATGCTAAAGTATTTGGTTACCCTGGTTCTCGTCCTGGTACAAATCCGGCTTTTCCCAAAGCTAGGTTAACTTTTTTAGTCGAAGCAGGAACTCATTTAATTATCGACATATTTTGTTGTCCATATCGAATTGGAGAGAGAAAAGGAGCTTTAAAGCTATTAAGAAGTGTTGAGGAGAGTATGTTGTTAATGTGGGACAGAGGACTGCACTCATTTAAAATGATTCATGCTGCAATCAAACAAAAATGTCATATTCTTGGTCGCGTGCCATCTCATGTAAAATTTGAGTTTGTTAAAGCTTTTCCTGATGGTTCCTATCTAAGTTGGCTTGCTCCTGATGGAAAGTCAAGAAAGAAGGGAGCGACGAAAATACCTGTTCGTGTCATTGAATATATTATTGAAGTTGAGGGTGTAGAAAAGGTGTATCGTTTAGTAACTGATTTGATGGATATTTCAACTTTTCCTGCATTGCTCTTAGCCCAAGAATACCATCAACGGTGGGAAGCTGAGAACACCTTGGATGAGTTAAAAGTCCATCTGAACGGTCGTAAAATTCCTATCCGCTCGAAGAATCCTCGTGAAGTTATCCAAGAAATTTATGGTTGGTTACTAGGACACTATTGTATACGTTATTTAATGTTTCAAAGTGCAGCAATCAAGGGAATATCTCCCCTAAGTTTAAGTTTTACCAGTTCTCTAAGAGTTGTCAGACGTGCTATTCCTCAGTTTCAACAGCAAGTTAATCATTCTCTTGAGAATATGAATATATATTTTAGCTGGTTAATCTGGGAAATCTTAGACTTACAAATACCACCAACCTCAGGCAGAACTAATCCGAGGGTAATCAAGAAAACTCGTTCTAAATTTAAAACTAAAAAACGATGTCATAGAAATAATTATACTCCCCGGCAACAACTATCTTTTACAATTTTTACAACCGCTAGTTGA
- a CDS encoding DnaB-like helicase C-terminal domain-containing protein: MDAGVLLDRDEYYNPDTQDKGVMEINVTKTRNGATGICKVLFSPHVGTFSNIMPLA, translated from the coding sequence ATGGATGCAGGGGTGCTTCTTGATCGAGACGAATATTACAATCCAGATACACAGGATAAAGGAGTTATGGAAATTAACGTAACGAAAACTCGCAATGGTGCTACAGGAATTTGCAAAGTATTATTTTCCCCTCATGTAGGGACTTTTTCTAATATTATGCCACTTGCTTGA
- a CDS encoding helix-turn-helix domain-containing protein, producing MQPSNLDRILGQEIQRRRIEKGWSQEYLAEVTGLHRTYISQLERGLKSPSVRVLNHITKALGLKMSVFLQAVEELLNADGK from the coding sequence ATGCAGCCCAGTAACTTAGATCGGATTTTAGGACAAGAAATACAACGCCGTCGCATAGAGAAAGGTTGGTCACAGGAATATCTAGCAGAGGTTACAGGTCTGCACAGAACCTATATTAGCCAGCTTGAACGGGGGCTAAAAAGTCCATCTGTTAGAGTTCTTAATCACATTACAAAAGCTCTGGGCTTGAAAATGAGCGTTTTTTTACAAGCCGTAGAGGAATTGTTGAATGCTGACGGAAAATGA
- a CDS encoding DNA cytosine methyltransferase — translation MTHKIIDLFAGAGGLTTGFHLAGFGSLCAIDVEAKALATYKQNYPNTKIVNQDILKVDPSDLRSWLGLQKEELTALIGGPPCQGFSRNIPADYRYLNDSRNQLYRTFLEFVKEFRPLYIVIENVPEILKAYDGVIRHEITEQLEAQGYKVSSASLNSANYGVPQTRARAFFLASLDQYLQFPKPTHSGDIRSDYRAKKSCNQLTLLESNISSVVTVRDAIGDLPSLEAGQEYNAEIYPIPPQTPYQAIIRNGSTKLTNHIARALSPIQMSRARVLSEGQDARDLPPELAPKKHYSGAYGRLYWDKPARTITRWVFHPGSGRFFHPTQNRTITIREAARLHSYPDNFHFLGTYTEMASQIGESVPPLLGKVIAEAILQAHNQKSGVLS, via the coding sequence ATGACACACAAAATTATTGATTTATTTGCGGGTGCGGGTGGACTCACTACAGGTTTTCACCTTGCAGGTTTTGGATCTTTATGTGCGATCGATGTAGAAGCAAAAGCTTTGGCGACTTATAAGCAAAATTATCCCAATACTAAAATTGTTAATCAGGATATACTTAAGGTTGATCCTTCAGATTTACGATCATGGTTGGGTTTACAAAAGGAGGAACTAACAGCACTGATAGGTGGTCCTCCATGTCAAGGATTTTCAAGAAATATCCCTGCTGATTATCGCTATCTTAATGATTCTCGCAATCAACTATATCGGACATTTTTAGAGTTTGTAAAGGAATTTAGACCCCTTTATATTGTTATAGAAAATGTACCTGAAATTCTGAAAGCGTATGATGGTGTAATTAGGCATGAAATTACAGAACAACTTGAAGCCCAAGGATATAAAGTCAGTTCTGCTTCATTAAACTCTGCAAACTATGGAGTGCCACAGACTAGAGCAAGAGCTTTTTTCTTAGCTAGTTTAGATCAATATCTTCAATTCCCTAAGCCTACACATTCTGGGGATATTAGAAGCGATTACAGAGCTAAAAAATCTTGCAATCAACTTACTCTTCTAGAATCAAACATTTCTTCAGTTGTCACAGTCAGAGATGCAATTGGAGACCTGCCAAGCTTAGAAGCAGGTCAGGAGTATAATGCGGAAATTTATCCCATTCCTCCGCAAACTCCATATCAAGCAATTATACGTAATGGAAGTACGAAACTTACCAATCACATTGCTCGTGCTTTAAGTCCTATTCAAATGTCAAGAGCGCGTGTTCTTAGTGAAGGGCAAGATGCTAGAGATTTACCACCTGAATTAGCGCCTAAAAAGCATTATAGTGGTGCATACGGAAGACTTTACTGGGATAAACCAGCACGAACTATTACAAGGTGGGTTTTCCATCCTGGATCTGGCAGATTTTTCCATCCAACCCAGAATCGCACAATTACGATTCGTGAAGCTGCAAGACTACACTCTTATCCAGATAATTTTCACTTTTTGGGAACATATACTGAGATGGCTTCTCAAATCGGTGAATCTGTACCTCCACTTTTAGGCAAAGTGATAGCTGAAGCTATTCTTCAAGCACACAATCAGAAATCTGGTGTACTGAGTTGA
- a CDS encoding 5'-nucleotidase C-terminal domain-containing protein has product MAFTLQILHASDFEAGIPALNDAVGFSAVVNRLRTDSRLPSTVLANTLTLSSGDNYIPGAFLNASSDPSLNNIGGLGSSSGPVAGRGDIGILNAIGIQASALGNHEFDLGVGQVAGLIRTGSGNPGTNFPYLSTNLNFAPETQPGGNLSNNDLASNQNTAEASTIKGKLAKGTVITLPGADGILGNGDDQKIGIVGATTPTLPNISSPGRIGVSPANPTDYAALAAEIQTSVDALKNTGINKIVLLAHMQQLNIERDELAPRLRDVDVIIAGGSNTLLSDANDPLRAGDTSRGEYPILKTSASGQPVLVVNTDGNYKYVGRLVFEFDDNGVINLNSLNSNVNGAYATDEAGVDRIYGSDVNPRAVANPNVVAITDALRGVIGSKDNNSFGKTTVFLNGTRNDVRTQETNFGNLTADANLAIARNTDPTVVVSLKNGGGIRDNVGVISESAGGVNTDDFRRLPPQPNPIAPNKQTGDISQLDIENALRFNNGLTVVSVTAAELRLIMEHSVAGTREGATPGQFPQVGGLSFSFDPSRTAVRFDNNGNATTQGERIRSLAIRDQSDRITDEVVRNGQVVGDPNRLIRLVTLNFLANAGSGTPGVGGDGYPIPRFAKNRVDLVQQTLTGSATFANNGSEQDALAEYLLTNYRTNPYSVEDVGIRQDGRIQNLSQRSDSVFATPGLTKQSNNLFTFSNIFSPSNLEVNLVSRDVTNVNEIGVFVVDDNQGRVNGIAPGQAGYLQAALSRAEVVFSVLTDGFGFENPTRLLNFGAGNQQLMFYLVQNSSTDTVLSELRAGKTPGNVLLATSDKLQVADGSSGTFNLNWEDGSDNDYDDIRLRVQTSNRNIPQRVIQERAELLDLRFSGNAQASFSVNSSADYRNFVGFYRVADLDGGIDRDGNGTADLRPGDAGYAQAAIQGSVFNVGSNGASGVNLTGGALYAPFIIANATVADFLAQNPTNQASGNVKAYFAYLGANPDGVDHIRLLGNNTFGYEDLPGGGDLDYNDIVLQVNFT; this is encoded by the coding sequence ATGGCATTTACACTTCAGATACTACACGCCTCTGATTTTGAAGCTGGCATCCCCGCCTTAAACGATGCCGTAGGTTTTTCGGCAGTTGTGAACCGTCTCAGAACTGACTCAAGGCTGCCATCTACGGTTCTCGCTAATACCTTAACTTTATCCTCTGGTGACAATTATATCCCAGGTGCTTTTCTCAACGCCTCTAGCGATCCTAGTCTCAACAATATAGGAGGCTTGGGAAGCTCTTCTGGTCCAGTTGCAGGTCGGGGGGATATTGGTATTCTCAATGCCATTGGTATCCAAGCTTCAGCACTCGGTAACCATGAGTTTGACTTGGGCGTTGGACAAGTAGCCGGACTCATTCGCACTGGAAGTGGTAACCCAGGAACAAATTTTCCGTATCTTAGCACCAATCTTAACTTTGCACCAGAAACTCAACCAGGAGGCAATCTATCAAATAACGACCTCGCAAGCAATCAAAATACTGCTGAAGCAAGCACAATTAAAGGCAAGCTTGCTAAAGGTACGGTGATTACCTTACCTGGAGCAGACGGTATTCTGGGAAATGGGGATGACCAAAAAATTGGTATTGTTGGAGCCACAACACCCACTCTACCTAATATTTCATCACCAGGTCGGATTGGAGTATCTCCTGCAAACCCCACAGATTATGCAGCTTTAGCCGCCGAGATTCAAACTTCTGTCGATGCGCTCAAGAATACGGGTATCAATAAAATTGTCCTGCTGGCGCATATGCAGCAGTTGAACATTGAGCGAGATGAATTAGCGCCCCGATTGCGGGATGTTGATGTTATCATTGCTGGTGGTTCTAATACTCTATTATCTGATGCCAACGACCCCTTGCGAGCAGGTGATACAAGCAGGGGAGAATATCCCATTCTCAAAACTTCTGCTAGCGGTCAACCTGTTTTGGTTGTCAATACCGATGGTAATTACAAATATGTAGGGCGCTTGGTTTTTGAATTTGATGATAATGGTGTCATTAACCTTAACAGCCTCAACAGTAATGTTAATGGCGCTTATGCTACGGATGAAGCGGGAGTCGATCGCATCTATGGCAGTGATGTTAATCCCAGAGCAGTTGCCAATCCTAATGTAGTTGCAATTACTGATGCCTTGCGGGGAGTTATTGGCAGCAAAGATAACAATTCCTTTGGTAAAACTACTGTATTTCTCAACGGGACTCGTAATGATGTACGTACCCAGGAAACTAACTTTGGTAACTTAACAGCAGATGCTAACTTAGCAATAGCTCGCAATACTGACCCTACTGTTGTTGTTTCTTTGAAAAATGGGGGAGGGATTCGGGATAATGTGGGGGTCATATCGGAGAGTGCTGGGGGAGTGAATACTGATGACTTTAGAAGATTACCTCCACAGCCAAACCCCATTGCCCCAAATAAACAGACAGGGGATATTTCCCAACTGGATATTGAGAACGCTTTGCGGTTTAATAATGGTTTGACCGTGGTGTCGGTGACAGCAGCAGAACTGCGTCTGATTATGGAACATTCTGTTGCTGGGACAAGGGAAGGAGCAACACCCGGTCAATTCCCTCAAGTGGGCGGGCTGAGCTTTAGTTTCGACCCCAGCCGTACTGCAGTAAGATTTGACAACAATGGGAATGCGACAACTCAAGGAGAACGCATCCGTTCTCTTGCAATTCGCGACCAAAGCGATCGCATTACTGATGAAGTTGTTCGCAATGGACAAGTTGTAGGTGACCCCAATCGTCTCATCAGGCTTGTAACATTAAACTTTTTAGCCAATGCTGGTTCTGGAACTCCTGGGGTTGGAGGAGATGGTTATCCTATTCCCCGGTTTGCCAAGAATCGCGTAGATTTAGTACAGCAAACCCTTACTGGCTCTGCAACTTTTGCAAACAATGGTTCGGAACAGGATGCACTTGCAGAGTATTTGTTGACAAATTACAGAACAAATCCTTACAGCGTTGAAGATGTTGGTATTCGTCAAGACGGACGAATCCAAAACTTGTCACAACGCAGCGACAGCGTATTTGCAACACCCGGTCTCACCAAACAATCAAACAACCTCTTCACCTTCTCCAATATCTTCAGCCCCTCAAATTTAGAAGTCAATCTCGTCAGCAGAGATGTGACAAATGTCAATGAAATAGGGGTATTTGTCGTTGATGATAACCAAGGTCGGGTAAATGGTATTGCACCCGGACAGGCTGGATACTTGCAAGCCGCATTAAGCAGAGCAGAAGTTGTCTTTTCCGTCCTCACAGACGGTTTTGGATTTGAGAATCCCACTCGTTTGTTGAACTTTGGTGCTGGAAATCAACAGCTGATGTTTTACTTGGTGCAAAATAGCAGCACCGATACCGTACTCTCTGAATTGCGAGCGGGAAAAACTCCTGGAAACGTACTTTTAGCAACATCTGACAAATTACAGGTTGCAGATGGTAGCAGTGGTACGTTTAACTTGAATTGGGAGGATGGTTCAGATAACGACTATGATGACATTCGTTTGAGAGTCCAAACTTCCAACAGAAATATACCTCAGAGAGTCATTCAAGAACGGGCGGAACTATTGGATTTGAGGTTTTCAGGTAATGCACAAGCAAGCTTCTCTGTCAATAGCAGTGCTGATTACAGAAACTTTGTTGGTTTCTACAGAGTGGCTGACCTTGACGGTGGTATTGACAGAGATGGTAATGGAACCGCAGATCTGCGCCCTGGTGATGCAGGGTATGCTCAAGCAGCGATTCAAGGAAGCGTTTTCAATGTGGGTTCCAACGGCGCTTCTGGAGTGAACTTGACAGGAGGGGCATTGTATGCGCCATTTATTATTGCGAACGCCACTGTTGCTGATTTCTTAGCACAAAATCCTACAAATCAAGCAAGTGGAAATGTGAAGGCTTACTTTGCTTACTTAGGAGCAAATCCCGATGGAGTGGATCACATCCGCCTGTTGGGTAACAATACTTTCGGTTATGAAGATCTACCTGGAGGTGGCGACTTGGATTACAACGACATCGTTTTACAAGTAAATTTTACCTGA
- a CDS encoding endonuclease/exonuclease/phosphatase family protein has product MILFSSWLHWFMVLTFTSLVNVVPFSGDILNSNNNTYGFENAIAQAPDIVLIHDIQGASHTSKLVDKTVTDVPGVVTLVLDSGSGRGFYMQDPNPDDDDATSEGIFVFLGKSEIPNPEVGQSVAVTGRVTEFRPGNNANNLTTTQITANVEGGAVQIIDSLGTITPTVIGTGGRIPPNTAINDDFTASDRGNVETEGDFEPASEGIDFYESLESMLVQINNPLAVSPTNEFGEIWVLSDNGSNSTRRTVRGGSRISPKDFNPERIQIDDAPAISGKSPEVNVGATLGTITGIVDYNFNSYEILPFSITVNSQSSLTKEKTNLIPEGNNLTVATFNVENLDAKLEDINKVNKQQKSNVDDDLGNGKFAALADRIVTNLRSPDIIALEEIQDNTGAEIDDGVVDADRTYQELINAIASSGGPTYDYRQINPVEGQDGGQPGGNIRVGFLFNPNRVQFVDRAGGGSTTNTTVKKVNDQPELSASPGRINPTNPAFDDSRKSLVGEFIFQGQKLFAIANHWNSKGGDQPLYGPNQPPVLTAETQRRQQAQVINDFVDSILAVDPKANVVVLGDLNDFEFSEPLNILKGKPSGRGSAVLRSLIETLPANERYAYNFQGNAQVLDHILVSQNLFKKLKGYDVVHINSEFVEQDSDHDPSVAQFDLPVTSDQ; this is encoded by the coding sequence ATGATTCTATTTTCAAGTTGGTTGCATTGGTTTATGGTACTGACATTTACTTCACTGGTAAATGTTGTTCCCTTCTCTGGTGATATTCTTAATTCAAATAACAACACTTATGGGTTTGAAAATGCGATTGCACAAGCCCCTGATATTGTTCTCATCCACGATATTCAAGGTGCAAGTCACACCTCTAAATTAGTAGATAAAACAGTAACCGATGTCCCTGGGGTGGTAACACTGGTGCTGGATTCGGGTTCCGGTCGCGGGTTTTATATGCAAGATCCAAATCCAGACGATGATGATGCAACCTCAGAAGGTATTTTTGTTTTTTTAGGTAAATCCGAGATTCCCAATCCTGAAGTTGGTCAATCGGTAGCAGTCACGGGAAGAGTTACTGAATTTCGACCAGGAAACAATGCCAATAATTTGACAACAACTCAAATTACTGCCAACGTAGAGGGTGGTGCAGTTCAAATAATCGATTCTTTGGGAACTATTACTCCCACTGTTATCGGTACGGGAGGTCGCATTCCACCCAATACTGCAATTAACGATGATTTTACAGCCAGCGATCGCGGTAATGTAGAAACAGAGGGTGATTTTGAACCAGCATCAGAGGGTATAGACTTTTATGAAAGTCTAGAGAGTATGTTAGTTCAAATTAACAATCCCTTAGCAGTTAGTCCGACAAATGAATTTGGAGAAATTTGGGTACTTTCAGACAACGGGTCTAATTCAACGAGACGCACGGTTCGCGGTGGAAGTCGTATTTCACCGAAAGATTTCAATCCCGAACGCATTCAAATTGATGACGCACCAGCCATCTCTGGTAAGTCTCCTGAAGTTAATGTCGGCGCAACTTTAGGCACAATTACAGGGATCGTTGATTACAATTTCAACAGCTATGAAATTCTGCCGTTTTCTATCACTGTTAATTCTCAGAGTTCTTTAACTAAGGAAAAAACCAATCTTATACCAGAAGGGAACAATCTAACCGTTGCAACTTTTAATGTTGAGAACCTTGATGCCAAACTAGAGGATATCAACAAGGTTAACAAACAGCAAAAAAGTAACGTTGATGACGATTTGGGCAATGGTAAATTTGCCGCACTCGCTGATCGCATTGTAACCAATTTGCGTTCTCCAGATATTATTGCCCTAGAAGAAATTCAAGACAACACAGGAGCAGAAATCGATGATGGAGTGGTAGATGCAGACCGAACCTACCAAGAGTTAATTAATGCGATCGCATCTTCAGGCGGTCCTACATACGATTATCGCCAAATCAACCCTGTTGAAGGACAGGATGGAGGTCAACCTGGTGGTAATATTCGGGTTGGTTTTTTGTTTAACCCCAATCGAGTGCAATTTGTAGATCGTGCTGGAGGTGGCTCGACGACCAACACGACGGTAAAAAAAGTCAACGATCAACCAGAACTATCCGCCAGTCCTGGAAGAATTAATCCGACTAACCCAGCTTTCGATGACAGTCGTAAGTCTTTGGTAGGCGAGTTTATCTTTCAAGGACAAAAACTGTTTGCGATCGCCAATCACTGGAACTCAAAAGGTGGAGACCAACCCCTGTACGGTCCCAATCAGCCCCCAGTCCTAACAGCAGAAACCCAGCGCCGTCAACAAGCGCAAGTTATCAATGATTTTGTAGACAGTATTTTGGCGGTAGATCCCAAAGCTAATGTAGTGGTTTTGGGAGATTTGAATGATTTTGAGTTTTCCGAACCACTCAATATCTTAAAAGGAAAACCTAGTGGTCGAGGTAGCGCGGTGTTGAGAAGTTTAATAGAAACTTTACCCGCCAACGAGCGTTACGCTTATAATTTCCAAGGTAATGCTCAAGTCTTAGACCACATCTTAGTTAGCCAAAATCTCTTTAAGAAATTAAAGGGTTACGATGTCGTCCACATCAATTCTGAGTTTGTCGAGCAAGATAGCGATCATGACCCCAGTGTCGCTCAATTTGATTTACCAGTGACCAGTGACCAGTGA